In one Sporocytophaga myxococcoides genomic region, the following are encoded:
- a CDS encoding type 1 glutamine amidotransferase, which produces MNIHYLRHVEFEGLGCIKEWAKVPANRLTATKFYEDNKLPFVDLFDLLIVMGGPMGVYEESQYPWMKKEKELIAKAIDKNKKVLGICLGAQLIADVLGAKVYKNKEKEIGWLPLDLTEEAKNNKLFNDFQSKSTVFQWHGDTFDIPSGAKRIGSSEACENQGFIYGDNVVAFQFHLEMTASGIDKLIANCGHELVKGRFIQTPEELRKEDYLPTSNEMMINFLNKFVK; this is translated from the coding sequence ATGAACATTCATTATTTAAGGCATGTAGAGTTTGAAGGGCTTGGATGTATAAAAGAATGGGCTAAAGTACCTGCCAACAGACTCACCGCGACCAAATTTTATGAAGATAATAAACTTCCTTTTGTTGATTTGTTTGACCTATTGATTGTAATGGGCGGACCGATGGGGGTGTACGAAGAAAGCCAGTACCCATGGATGAAAAAGGAGAAAGAACTCATTGCTAAAGCTATAGATAAAAATAAAAAAGTGCTTGGCATTTGCCTAGGTGCACAACTTATTGCTGATGTTTTGGGTGCAAAAGTATATAAGAACAAAGAGAAAGAAATTGGTTGGTTACCTCTGGATTTGACTGAAGAAGCTAAGAATAATAAATTATTTAATGATTTTCAGTCGAAATCTACAGTATTTCAATGGCACGGAGATACTTTTGATATTCCTTCCGGTGCTAAAAGAATTGGATCAAGTGAAGCTTGCGAAAACCAAGGTTTTATATATGGGGACAATGTTGTCGCATTTCAGTTTCACTTGGAAATGACTGCTAGTGGTATAGATAAGTTAATAGCTAACTGCGGGCATGAACTGGTAAAAGGACGCTTCATTCAAACGCCAGAAGAATTGCGTAAAGAAGATTATCTCCCAACATCCAATGAGATGATGATAAACTTCTTAAATAAATTTGTAAAGTAA
- a CDS encoding LysE family translocator — MIDIIWHLLIGVVVSFAGSIPLGTINLGVVQTTVSVNLKAGLYFALGATLIELIYSTIAIKLIGVLMTQTHLDSIIRMVSVPVFLLVAVYYLKKEEKEGESRELRKGRSFLNGIFLGVINPLQIPFWVFWGSIFMSNNWISKDDFLLNVFIGGICIGTILVLTLIAFLSHSIAAKVNLKSQFVNKLIGYVLIVLGVYQLFDLLYKFI, encoded by the coding sequence ATGATAGATATTATTTGGCATTTATTGATAGGTGTGGTGGTTAGTTTTGCCGGTAGCATCCCTTTGGGTACTATTAATCTTGGTGTGGTGCAAACCACCGTTTCTGTCAATCTCAAAGCAGGGCTCTACTTTGCATTGGGAGCAACTTTGATTGAATTAATTTATAGTACTATCGCCATTAAACTTATAGGAGTATTAATGACTCAAACCCATCTTGATTCAATCATTCGTATGGTTTCTGTTCCGGTGTTCCTGCTGGTTGCAGTGTATTATCTGAAGAAAGAGGAAAAAGAGGGAGAAAGCCGGGAATTAAGAAAGGGAAGGAGTTTTCTTAACGGAATTTTTCTTGGAGTAATTAATCCGCTTCAGATTCCTTTCTGGGTTTTCTGGGGATCTATTTTTATGAGTAATAACTGGATCTCAAAAGATGATTTTCTACTGAATGTATTTATAGGAGGCATATGTATCGGCACTATCCTGGTACTTACACTTATTGCTTTCCTAAGTCATTCAATCGCCGCAAAGGTTAATCTGAAGAGCCAGTTTGTAAATAAACTAATCGGTTATGTTCTGATAGTTTTAGGAGTATACCAGCTCTTCGATTTACTTTACAAATTTATTTAA
- a CDS encoding TonB-dependent receptor: MELKIKHIFFLLILSLLLSVNEGCGQTSYIKGNVSSAGEPVIGALVIIESLNQSQLTDTLGNFAFQQLNHGTYKIKVQAIDYQNYERTVTLKTGDNKKLDIQLDAFKSELNEVVVTGTMKEVSRTSSPIPVEVYTPNYFKKNPTPSLFESLQIVNGVQPQLNCNVCNTGDIHINGMEGPYTMITIDGMPIVSSLSTVYGLSGIPNSMVQRIEVVKGPASTLYGSEAVGGLINIITKDPSTSPRGTVDVFATSQQELNADVSIRSNAGKHTSLLGINYFNFKNKLDVNNDHFTDVTLQDRISVFNKWNFKRKNNRLASVAGRYIYEDRWGGELNYENKFRGTDSVYGESIYTKRYELIGVYQLPVKEKITFQFSLNSHHQNSVYGVMPFIAQQYIGFAQFLYDKKLSARHDLLIGLPFRYIYYDDNTPGTSSADIAEPVNAPQKTFLPGIFVQEEFAINTKLKSLAGLRYDYNSIHGSIFTPRISFKYDLSKTNIIRLSGGNGYRTVNLFTEDHAALTGSREVIISHELKPEKSYNANLNYQKFINTKKGFIGLDLSLFYTYFTNKIIGDFLTDPDKIIYDNLNGYAISKGITLNTDFSFSFPLKIIAGITLMDVYSVQKDSIGVNRRVQQLHAPKISGTFAVTYKINQLGIVIDYTGRVTGPMELPVQTNDYRPSVSPWFSIQNIQITKKINKQFEVYGGVKNLLNYLPKYSLLRSEDPFDKRVNDSVSNPNGYTFDTSYNYAPVQGIRGFAGIRWILQ, encoded by the coding sequence ATGGAACTAAAAATTAAACATATATTTTTTCTGTTGATTTTAAGCCTTTTACTTAGCGTAAATGAAGGCTGTGGTCAGACATCCTATATAAAGGGGAACGTAAGTTCAGCAGGAGAACCGGTCATAGGAGCTCTGGTGATTATAGAAAGCCTGAATCAGAGCCAATTGACCGACACACTTGGAAATTTTGCTTTTCAACAATTAAATCATGGAACTTATAAGATTAAGGTTCAGGCCATAGACTATCAGAATTATGAAAGAACTGTAACGCTGAAAACAGGTGACAATAAAAAACTTGACATACAGCTGGATGCATTTAAATCAGAACTTAATGAAGTAGTCGTGACGGGTACAATGAAAGAAGTAAGCAGAACTTCCTCTCCAATCCCTGTAGAAGTGTATACACCAAACTACTTTAAGAAAAACCCGACACCAAGCCTGTTCGAAAGCCTTCAAATAGTGAATGGAGTGCAACCTCAGCTCAACTGCAATGTCTGCAATACCGGAGATATCCATATAAACGGAATGGAGGGGCCTTATACAATGATTACCATTGATGGAATGCCAATTGTAAGTAGCCTGTCAACTGTATACGGACTAAGCGGAATCCCAAACAGTATGGTTCAAAGAATCGAGGTAGTTAAAGGCCCGGCATCCACCTTATATGGATCAGAGGCTGTAGGAGGCTTAATTAATATTATCACAAAAGACCCATCTACATCTCCAAGGGGAACAGTCGACGTCTTTGCAACATCTCAGCAAGAGCTTAATGCAGACGTATCGATAAGAAGTAATGCAGGAAAGCACACTTCCCTGTTGGGAATAAATTATTTCAACTTCAAAAATAAACTTGATGTAAATAACGACCACTTTACAGATGTCACACTACAGGACCGAATTTCAGTTTTTAACAAATGGAATTTTAAAAGAAAAAATAACAGGTTAGCATCTGTCGCCGGACGATACATCTATGAAGATCGCTGGGGAGGAGAGCTAAACTATGAGAATAAATTCCGTGGAACAGACAGTGTTTATGGAGAATCCATCTACACAAAAAGATATGAATTGATTGGAGTTTACCAGCTTCCAGTGAAAGAGAAAATAACATTTCAGTTTTCACTTAATTCCCATCATCAGAATTCGGTTTATGGGGTAATGCCTTTTATTGCCCAGCAATATATAGGCTTTGCACAGTTTTTATATGACAAAAAACTTTCAGCAAGACATGATTTGTTAATAGGTCTGCCTTTCCGTTATATTTATTACGATGATAATACTCCCGGAACCAGCTCTGCAGATATCGCGGAACCTGTCAACGCCCCTCAGAAGACTTTTCTTCCGGGGATATTTGTGCAGGAAGAGTTTGCCATAAATACCAAACTCAAGAGTCTTGCGGGTTTGCGGTATGATTATAATTCAATTCATGGTTCTATTTTTACACCTCGAATCAGCTTTAAATATGATCTTTCAAAAACAAATATTATCAGACTAAGTGGTGGTAATGGATACAGAACTGTAAATCTTTTTACTGAAGATCACGCAGCATTAACAGGCTCCAGAGAAGTGATCATTTCACATGAGCTGAAGCCCGAGAAATCATATAATGCAAACCTAAATTACCAGAAGTTCATTAATACAAAAAAGGGGTTTATAGGGCTTGATCTGAGTTTGTTCTACACTTACTTCACAAATAAAATTATTGGTGATTTTCTGACAGATCCGGATAAAATCATTTATGACAATCTTAATGGGTATGCTATTTCCAAAGGAATTACTTTAAATACAGATTTCAGTTTTTCCTTTCCATTAAAGATCATTGCGGGTATAACTCTGATGGATGTATACTCTGTACAAAAAGACAGCATTGGAGTAAACAGAAGGGTGCAGCAACTTCATGCGCCAAAGATTTCAGGCACATTTGCTGTAACTTATAAGATCAATCAATTAGGTATTGTTATAGATTATACAGGAAGGGTAACAGGGCCGATGGAATTACCAGTGCAGACCAATGACTATCGCCCATCCGTTTCACCATGGTTCAGTATCCAGAATATTCAGATCACGAAAAAAATCAACAAACAGTTCGAGGTATATGGAGGAGTTAAGAATCTTTTGAACTATTTGCCGAAGTATTCTCTGCTTCGTTCCGAAGATCCGTTTGATAAAAGAGTGAATGACTCTGTGAGTAATCCAAATGGGTATACGTTTGATACAAGTTATAACTATGCACCCGTTCAGGGGATAAGGGGATTTGCAGGAATTAGGTGGATTCTTCAATAA